In Streptococcus parasuis, the following proteins share a genomic window:
- a CDS encoding GH36-type glycosyl hydrolase domain-containing protein, with protein sequence MNKVEFIDQNGSFTLKQAQKNHTLYFPLASEKGLKSSITPLLGGDSKISQNSFILEPVSIENLHNNRSTRNVWTCIDGKETISLTGQSSDYDRDIAKEKQHDQVTAGFMWHQLERTDEIANISTSITNFIPVSANIEVMHIRLKNLSNHPRRFSTYVAVPIFGRSADNLRDHRHVTSLLHRIHTTKNGVVVNPTMTFDERGHHPNHLLYYVAGYTGEGHTPVAFYPTVEEFIGESGNFTHPEAVFQHYPGYSDYKIDGREAMGAFRFEEVTLQSGQETSYIVLLGITEEDTNIEEALADYSTDTQIQQHLEQTKQYWNNKVNVRFETGQADFDQWMKWICFQPYLRKIFGCSFLPHHDYGRGGRGWRDLWQDCLSLLLLEPTQVRRMIVNNFKGVRIDGTNATIIGSGEGEFIADRNGITRVWMDHAFWPLLTTKLYIDQTGDTSILTEKVSYFKDRQVKRGTAIDKEWKEENGSQLLTLGGNIYLGSILEHLLIEQLAAFYDVGEHNFYRLRDADWNDALDMASERGESVAFTCAYVGSMMDLAHLIRIYASQLDDQTIQLPEEFETLLSHDLEVYDNYSKKQAVLQEFSEACKHKLSGKTIRVTFAELAVNLIEKANWLREQIQKTEWLSEDENGWFNSYYDNNGHQVETCHTNHPKMMLTGQVFSIMSYVANDQQIQSIIRSADRHLYAPECGGYRLNTNFNEIKMDMGRMFGFAYGEKENGAVFSHMTTMYANALYRRGYAKAGWKALKSLANTALDYDISRIYPGIPEYFRSDGRGLYHYLTGAASWYMYTMLTEVFGFQGNLGNLILYPKLVVEQFDQQNQAKLTTTFAGKTFTLTYHNLSRKEFGDYVISQARFNGRDLPITDDAYATLSKTEIDQLDPNENHHISITLS encoded by the coding sequence ATGAATAAAGTAGAATTTATTGATCAAAATGGTAGCTTTACATTGAAACAGGCTCAAAAAAATCACACACTCTATTTTCCTCTTGCATCCGAAAAAGGATTAAAAAGTTCCATCACACCATTATTGGGTGGAGATTCAAAAATTAGCCAAAATAGCTTTATTTTAGAACCGGTTAGTATTGAAAATCTCCATAATAATCGCTCCACCCGTAATGTATGGACCTGCATTGATGGAAAAGAAACGATTTCCTTAACTGGACAATCTTCTGATTACGATAGAGACATTGCTAAAGAAAAGCAACACGACCAAGTGACGGCTGGATTTATGTGGCATCAATTAGAACGTACGGATGAGATTGCTAATATATCAACTAGTATTACAAATTTCATACCAGTTTCAGCCAATATTGAAGTCATGCATATTCGATTGAAAAATCTTTCCAATCATCCGAGACGATTCTCTACTTATGTGGCAGTTCCTATTTTTGGAAGGAGTGCTGACAATCTTCGTGATCACCGCCATGTAACTTCATTATTGCATCGTATTCACACAACAAAAAATGGGGTTGTTGTCAATCCGACCATGACCTTTGACGAACGGGGACATCACCCTAATCATTTGCTCTATTATGTAGCTGGTTATACAGGTGAAGGGCACACCCCAGTAGCATTTTACCCAACTGTAGAGGAATTTATTGGAGAAAGTGGTAACTTTACCCATCCCGAAGCTGTTTTTCAACACTATCCCGGATATTCTGATTATAAAATAGATGGAAGAGAAGCAATGGGAGCCTTTCGCTTTGAAGAGGTTACTCTCCAATCTGGGCAAGAAACTTCCTATATTGTTTTGTTAGGAATTACAGAGGAAGATACAAATATTGAAGAGGCTTTAGCTGATTACTCTACTGATACACAAATTCAACAACATTTAGAACAAACTAAGCAGTATTGGAACAACAAAGTCAATGTGCGATTTGAAACAGGCCAAGCAGATTTTGATCAATGGATGAAATGGATTTGTTTCCAACCATACTTGAGAAAAATTTTTGGATGTTCATTCCTCCCTCACCATGACTATGGAAGAGGAGGTCGAGGTTGGAGAGACCTCTGGCAAGATTGTCTCTCACTGTTACTATTAGAACCTACGCAAGTTCGACGTATGATTGTCAATAACTTCAAAGGTGTTCGGATAGATGGAACAAATGCGACGATAATAGGCTCGGGAGAAGGAGAATTTATTGCGGACCGAAATGGTATTACCCGTGTTTGGATGGATCATGCTTTTTGGCCACTGCTTACTACAAAACTCTATATTGATCAAACAGGAGATACATCTATTCTGACTGAAAAAGTTTCCTATTTCAAAGACAGACAAGTAAAACGTGGCACAGCCATTGACAAAGAATGGAAGGAAGAAAATGGTTCACAGTTGCTTACTCTAGGTGGAAATATTTACTTAGGGAGCATTCTGGAACATTTACTGATTGAACAATTGGCTGCGTTTTATGATGTTGGTGAACACAATTTTTATCGATTACGTGATGCAGATTGGAATGATGCTTTGGATATGGCTAGCGAAAGAGGGGAAAGTGTGGCATTTACCTGTGCCTACGTTGGTAGTATGATGGATTTAGCTCATCTTATTCGAATTTATGCAAGTCAGCTGGATGATCAAACAATACAATTACCAGAAGAGTTTGAAACACTGCTTTCTCATGACCTGGAAGTTTACGATAATTATTCAAAAAAACAAGCTGTACTACAAGAATTCTCTGAAGCCTGCAAACACAAATTAAGCGGGAAAACCATCCGTGTTACATTTGCCGAACTCGCAGTTAATCTGATTGAAAAAGCAAATTGGTTGCGAGAACAAATTCAAAAAACCGAATGGTTAAGTGAAGATGAGAATGGATGGTTTAACAGTTATTATGATAATAATGGCCATCAAGTAGAGACTTGCCACACCAATCATCCAAAAATGATGTTGACTGGACAGGTTTTCTCTATCATGAGCTACGTAGCAAATGACCAACAGATTCAGTCTATCATCCGTAGCGCAGATCGCCACTTGTATGCTCCTGAATGCGGTGGTTACAGACTGAACACAAACTTTAATGAAATAAAAATGGATATGGGCCGGATGTTCGGTTTTGCATATGGAGAAAAGGAAAACGGAGCTGTTTTTTCTCACATGACGACTATGTATGCAAATGCCTTATACCGTCGTGGCTATGCAAAAGCTGGCTGGAAAGCATTAAAATCCTTAGCAAATACAGCCTTAGACTACGATATCAGTCGAATCTATCCGGGAATACCTGAATATTTCCGTTCAGATGGTAGAGGTCTATACCACTATCTAACAGGTGCAGCAAGCTGGTATATGTACACTATGTTGACAGAAGTATTCGGTTTTCAAGGAAATCTAGGAAATCTCATCCTGTATCCAAAACTGGTTGTTGAACAATTTGATCAACAAAATCAAGCAAAATTGACAACAACTTTTGCCGGAAAAACCTTTACCTTGACCTATCATAATCTCTCAAGAAAAGAATTCGGCGACTACGTTATCAGTCAAGCACGTTTCAATGGACGAGATCTCCCAATAACTGATGATGCATATGCTACATTATCAAAAACAGAAATAGATCAGTTAGATCCAAATGAGAATCACCATATCTCTATTACACTCTCTTAG
- a CDS encoding GH36-type glycosyl hydrolase domain-containing protein, with protein MQYGYFDDKKKEYIITNPATPTPWVNYLGSPEYGAIISNNAGGYSFATSGANGRILRYIFNHLDQPGRYIYIRDNDNLDYWSASWQPVGKDLQDYSIDCHHGLGYTTMNTSYSNIASSTTYYVPKQQTYEVWAITLTNHSEQTRNLTVSGYAEFTNHGNYEQDQVNLQYSLFISRTKFATNKIIQQLHGNLDTLEADDQVDEKNVTERFFGLAGAQVSSYCGDKQEFLGLYNGYHNPKGIVSGHLGNVLNNSENACGALSTQIRLEPGQSKTLTYILGEKKQADADKILHQYANPDEKIKKDLHALEELWDSRLEKLHVQTPSSEFNSMLNIWNAYNCYMTFIWSRAASYIYCGLRNGYGYRDTVQDIQGIIHLHPEMAVDKIRFMLSAQVNNGAGLPLVKFTHNAGHEDTPDDPSYVQETGHPAYRADDALWLFPTIYKYITETGNIDFLDEVIPYANHGKATVYQHLQTAIDFSINHLGPHGLPAGLHADWNDCLRLGANGESSFVALQFYYALSIMREFAVKKNDTTYIEQIEHLQVEYHQKIQDLCWDQDRFIRGFTENGEKIGTPAAKEANLWLNPQSWAVISGLAKPDQAQQAMNQVLNRLNTPFGAVLMDPPYHKEAFDGALAVIYNQGTKENAGIFSQSQGWLILAEALLGNGNRAFNYYLENSPAAQNTKANIRKLEPYCFGQFTEGKDSPHFGRSHVHWLTGTASTMMVASVEGILGIRPTLDGIRLSPAIPKEWPEVQITKQFRGKTLYITISNPNHKETGCSSLILNGVEIDGNYIDQSLLKQENSILLTL; from the coding sequence ATGCAATACGGGTATTTTGACGATAAGAAAAAAGAATATATAATTACTAACCCTGCCACTCCAACTCCTTGGGTGAATTATCTAGGCTCACCTGAATACGGTGCAATTATTTCAAACAATGCAGGTGGATACAGTTTTGCTACTTCAGGAGCAAATGGAAGAATTCTCCGTTATATCTTCAACCATTTGGACCAGCCAGGACGTTATATTTACATTAGAGACAATGATAATCTGGATTATTGGTCTGCTTCTTGGCAACCTGTCGGAAAAGATTTACAAGATTACTCTATTGATTGCCACCATGGTTTAGGATACACGACGATGAACACTTCCTATAGTAATATAGCATCGAGTACTACCTACTATGTCCCTAAGCAACAAACCTATGAAGTATGGGCAATAACACTTACCAATCATTCTGAACAAACAAGAAATCTCACAGTTAGTGGGTATGCCGAATTCACCAATCATGGGAATTACGAACAGGACCAAGTAAACTTACAATACTCACTTTTTATTAGTCGAACAAAATTTGCTACAAATAAAATAATCCAACAACTTCATGGAAATCTTGATACTTTGGAAGCTGATGATCAAGTTGACGAAAAAAATGTTACCGAACGATTCTTTGGTTTAGCTGGAGCTCAAGTTTCTTCCTACTGTGGTGACAAACAAGAGTTCTTAGGCCTGTATAATGGCTATCATAATCCCAAAGGAATTGTATCAGGACATTTAGGTAACGTACTAAATAATAGCGAAAATGCTTGTGGAGCTTTATCAACTCAGATCCGTTTGGAGCCAGGACAATCCAAAACATTGACATATATACTTGGAGAAAAAAAGCAGGCAGATGCGGATAAGATTCTCCATCAATATGCCAATCCTGATGAGAAAATAAAAAAAGATCTCCATGCATTGGAAGAACTTTGGGATAGCAGATTGGAAAAATTACATGTTCAAACACCCAGCTCAGAATTCAACTCAATGCTTAACATTTGGAATGCCTATAACTGTTACATGACCTTTATCTGGTCACGCGCAGCTTCCTATATCTACTGTGGATTGCGTAATGGCTACGGCTATCGAGATACTGTTCAAGATATACAAGGTATAATCCACCTACACCCTGAAATGGCCGTTGATAAAATAAGGTTTATGCTATCCGCCCAAGTAAACAATGGAGCCGGCCTTCCACTTGTAAAATTTACCCATAATGCTGGACACGAAGATACTCCAGATGACCCTTCATATGTTCAAGAAACGGGACACCCTGCATACCGAGCTGATGATGCTCTTTGGCTCTTCCCGACCATTTATAAATACATAACTGAGACAGGGAATATTGACTTTCTGGATGAAGTTATCCCATACGCAAATCATGGAAAAGCTACAGTATACCAACATCTTCAAACAGCTATTGATTTTTCAATAAATCATTTGGGTCCACATGGATTACCAGCTGGACTTCACGCTGACTGGAACGATTGTTTACGTCTAGGGGCAAACGGGGAATCTTCATTTGTTGCCCTTCAATTCTACTACGCCCTCTCTATCATGAGAGAATTTGCAGTGAAAAAAAATGATACCACATACATAGAACAAATTGAACACCTCCAAGTAGAGTATCATCAGAAAATTCAAGATCTTTGCTGGGATCAAGATCGATTTATACGTGGTTTTACAGAGAACGGTGAAAAAATTGGAACTCCTGCTGCAAAGGAAGCTAATCTTTGGTTAAATCCCCAAAGTTGGGCAGTAATTAGTGGATTAGCTAAACCAGATCAAGCACAGCAAGCTATGAATCAGGTCCTAAATCGCCTCAACACTCCATTTGGTGCCGTTTTGATGGACCCTCCCTATCATAAGGAAGCATTTGATGGTGCACTAGCAGTCATTTACAATCAGGGGACAAAAGAAAATGCTGGCATCTTTTCTCAATCACAAGGTTGGCTCATCCTAGCGGAAGCCTTATTGGGAAACGGCAATCGTGCATTTAACTATTATTTAGAAAACTCTCCAGCGGCCCAGAATACTAAAGCAAACATACGGAAATTAGAGCCTTATTGTTTTGGACAGTTTACAGAAGGAAAAGATAGCCCTCACTTTGGTAGATCACACGTTCACTGGCTAACAGGTACTGCTTCAACCATGATGGTTGCAAGTGTAGAGGGAATTCTAGGAATTCGACCAACACTTGACGGTATACGCTTATCACCTGCCATACCAAAAGAATGGCCTGAAGTACAAATTACTAAACAGTTTCGAGGAAAAACTTTGTACATCACCATCTCTAATCCAAATCATAAAGAAACTGGATGTAGCTCTCTAATCTTAAATGGAGTAGAAATTGATGGAAACTACATTGACCAATCACTACTGAAACAGGAAAATTCAATTTTGTTAACCCTCTAA
- a CDS encoding PspC domain-containing protein yields the protein MSIDLYRVRKGKVVSGVLAGIAHKLGWEAWLVRALFIAGLLFGKSFILLIALYAAAVYFLPYKEDKDAEKYGTGPRKIKDAEKIHK from the coding sequence ATGTCAATTGATTTGTATAGAGTAAGAAAGGGAAAAGTTGTGTCTGGCGTTCTTGCTGGCATAGCTCATAAATTAGGATGGGAGGCGTGGCTTGTGCGAGCCCTCTTTATAGCAGGTCTTCTATTTGGAAAATCTTTTATCTTGTTAATCGCCCTTTACGCAGCCGCAGTTTACTTCTTACCATATAAGGAAGATAAGGATGCCGAGAAATATGGAACTGGCCCGCGTAAGATAAAAGATGCAGAGAAAATACATAAGTAA
- a CDS encoding SprT family protein — MNLTEYVQQVSVEDFGKEFRHVALWNSRLQSTGGRFFPKDGHLDFNPKHLEEQGLEVFRKIVRHELCHYHLYYEKKGYRHGDWDFKKLLATVDGLRYAPKLEQATKPGLLYICQSCAQTYQRKRRLDLKKYRCGKCHGKLVLKQ, encoded by the coding sequence GTGAATCTCACTGAGTATGTTCAGCAGGTATCTGTAGAGGACTTCGGTAAGGAATTTCGGCATGTTGCTCTTTGGAATAGCCGATTGCAGTCGACAGGTGGTCGTTTCTTCCCAAAGGATGGCCACTTGGATTTTAATCCCAAACATCTGGAGGAGCAAGGGTTGGAAGTTTTTAGAAAGATTGTCCGCCATGAGCTCTGTCATTACCATCTTTACTATGAGAAGAAGGGCTATCGGCACGGAGACTGGGATTTCAAGAAACTGCTGGCTACGGTGGACGGCCTGCGCTATGCCCCTAAACTGGAACAAGCTACCAAGCCTGGTCTGCTTTATATCTGTCAGTCCTGTGCCCAAACCTACCAGCGCAAGCGCCGCCTTGATCTAAAGAAATACCGGTGTGGAAAGTGTCACGGAAAGCTCGTTTTGAAACAATAG
- a CDS encoding Tex family protein, with product MEEKYLKIAQELGVSLKQIDTVLTLTAEGNTIPFIARYRKEATGNLDEVVIKSIIDRDKALTALAERKATVLAKIEEQGKLTDQLRQAIEEAEKLADVEELYLPYKEKRRTKATIAREAGLFPLARLILQNVADLENQAAHFVCEGFDTAEACLVGAVDILVEAISEDPKLRAWTYHEIQTNSSLYSELKDQAADEKFVFQMYYDFSEKVAKMQGYRTLALNRGEKVGVLKVHFEHNLDKIIRFFEVRFPQKNAYIADAINQAVKKKIIPAMERRVRTELTESAEEGAIALFSDNLRNLLLVPPLKGKMVLGFDPAFRTGAKLAVVDQTGKLLTTQVIHPVKPASQAQIAQAKEELANLIGQYQVEIIAIGNGTASRESEAFVADLLKDFPTVSYVIVNESGASVYSASELARTEFPDLTVEKRSAISIARRLQDPLAELVKIDPKSIGVGQYQHDVNQKLLSDSLDFVVDTVVNQVGVNVNTASPALLSHVAGLNKTISENIVKYREENGALTSRQQLKKVPRLGEKAFEQAAGFLRIPDGTNFLDNTGVHPESYKAVETLLKLLEIDHLDVAAQEKLKQISIAEMAGEIGVGQETLKDIIADLLKPGRDLRDEFAAPVLRQDVLDFKDLQIGQKLEGVVRNVVDFGAFVDIGIHEDGLIHISNMSKNFIKHPSQVVSVGDLVTVWVHKLDQQREKVNLTLVAPRESH from the coding sequence ATGGAAGAAAAATATTTGAAAATTGCCCAAGAATTGGGTGTTAGTTTAAAACAAATTGATACAGTCTTGACGCTCACTGCAGAGGGAAATACCATTCCTTTTATTGCCCGCTATCGTAAGGAAGCAACAGGAAACCTCGACGAAGTGGTCATCAAATCGATTATTGATCGTGACAAGGCATTAACAGCTCTGGCAGAACGTAAAGCAACAGTTCTAGCAAAGATTGAAGAACAAGGGAAATTAACCGATCAGCTCCGTCAAGCGATTGAAGAAGCAGAAAAGTTAGCGGATGTGGAAGAACTGTATTTACCTTATAAAGAAAAACGTCGCACAAAGGCTACAATAGCTCGTGAAGCTGGATTATTCCCACTAGCACGTCTTATTTTACAGAACGTAGCAGATCTGGAAAATCAAGCAGCTCATTTTGTTTGTGAAGGTTTTGATACGGCTGAAGCTTGTCTTGTAGGTGCGGTTGATATTCTTGTAGAAGCCATTTCGGAAGATCCAAAGCTCCGTGCATGGACCTATCATGAAATTCAAACAAATTCGAGTCTCTATTCTGAATTAAAAGACCAAGCTGCTGATGAAAAGTTTGTGTTCCAAATGTATTACGATTTTTCTGAAAAAGTTGCGAAAATGCAGGGTTATCGTACCTTAGCTTTGAATCGTGGAGAAAAAGTGGGCGTTCTTAAAGTTCATTTTGAACACAATTTGGATAAGATAATTCGTTTCTTTGAAGTTCGTTTTCCGCAGAAAAATGCTTATATAGCAGATGCAATCAATCAGGCAGTTAAGAAAAAAATTATCCCAGCAATGGAGCGTCGCGTTCGGACAGAGTTGACAGAAAGTGCAGAAGAAGGGGCGATTGCTCTCTTTTCAGACAATCTTCGGAACTTGCTTCTCGTTCCACCATTAAAAGGAAAAATGGTCTTGGGTTTCGACCCTGCCTTTCGTACTGGTGCTAAGTTAGCTGTCGTAGATCAGACTGGTAAGCTACTGACGACACAAGTGATTCATCCAGTCAAGCCAGCTTCTCAGGCCCAGATTGCTCAGGCAAAGGAAGAGTTGGCCAACTTAATTGGTCAATACCAGGTGGAAATTATTGCTATCGGGAATGGGACGGCTAGCCGAGAATCGGAAGCCTTCGTTGCTGATTTGTTGAAAGATTTTCCGACGGTTTCTTACGTGATTGTAAATGAGAGTGGAGCTTCTGTCTACTCCGCATCTGAACTGGCTCGAACTGAATTTCCAGACCTAACGGTAGAAAAACGCTCTGCTATTTCCATCGCACGCCGTCTGCAAGACCCGTTGGCTGAGTTGGTTAAAATTGATCCAAAATCGATTGGTGTTGGACAGTATCAACATGATGTCAATCAAAAACTTTTGTCTGACAGTCTAGATTTTGTCGTTGATACAGTTGTTAACCAGGTCGGGGTCAATGTCAATACTGCAAGTCCTGCCCTCCTTTCGCATGTGGCTGGCCTCAATAAAACTATTTCAGAAAACATTGTCAAGTATCGTGAAGAAAATGGTGCTCTGACTTCTCGTCAACAGCTTAAAAAAGTTCCTCGCTTGGGAGAAAAGGCTTTTGAACAGGCGGCTGGTTTCTTGCGTATTCCTGATGGAACAAACTTTTTGGACAATACTGGTGTGCATCCAGAGTCATATAAGGCTGTAGAGACCTTGTTGAAACTGCTAGAAATTGACCACTTAGATGTTGCTGCGCAGGAAAAATTAAAACAAATTTCTATAGCAGAGATGGCAGGGGAAATTGGTGTCGGTCAGGAAACGTTGAAAGATATTATCGCTGACTTGCTTAAGCCAGGGCGTGATTTGCGTGATGAATTTGCAGCGCCAGTTCTTCGTCAAGATGTTCTCGATTTTAAGGATTTGCAAATTGGTCAGAAGTTGGAAGGTGTGGTCCGGAATGTGGTAGACTTTGGTGCTTTTGTGGACATTGGTATTCACGAAGATGGGCTGATTCATATATCAAACATGAGTAAGAATTTCATCAAGCATCCAAGTCAAGTTGTATCTGTTGGTGACTTGGTGACAGTTTGGGTTCATAAACTTGATCAGCAACGTGAGAAGGTTAATTTGACCTTGGTGGCTCCCCGTGAATCTCACTGA
- a CDS encoding deoxynucleoside kinase, producing the protein MLIVLAGTIGAGKSSLATALGEHLGTDVFYEAVDQNPVLDLYYQDPEKYAFLLQIYFLNKRFQSIKEAYRADNNILDRSIFEDELFLTLNYQNGNVTKMELEIYKELLANMLEELEGMPKKSPDLLVYIDVSLETMLSRIQLRGRSYEQVTANPELLEYYKQVHSAYPSWYQDYKSSPKIRIDGNQFDFVNNPEDLETVLMTIDHELNRLGLLEK; encoded by the coding sequence ATGTTGATTGTATTAGCCGGAACGATTGGAGCAGGAAAAAGCTCATTAGCTACAGCTCTCGGAGAACATCTTGGAACCGATGTTTTTTATGAAGCCGTTGATCAAAATCCTGTTTTGGACTTGTACTACCAAGATCCTGAGAAGTACGCATTTTTATTACAGATATATTTTTTAAACAAACGATTCCAATCCATTAAAGAGGCCTACCGAGCAGATAATAATATTCTAGATCGTTCTATTTTTGAGGATGAGTTGTTTCTAACTCTTAATTATCAAAATGGTAATGTCACAAAAATGGAGCTAGAAATCTATAAAGAATTATTAGCAAATATGCTAGAGGAACTAGAAGGGATGCCTAAGAAATCTCCAGATTTATTGGTTTACATCGATGTATCTCTTGAAACCATGTTGAGTCGAATCCAGCTGCGTGGTCGCTCCTATGAACAGGTAACGGCAAATCCTGAACTTCTTGAGTATTATAAACAGGTCCATTCTGCCTATCCAAGTTGGTATCAAGATTATAAATCTTCTCCTAAAATCCGAATTGATGGAAATCAGTTCGATTTTGTAAACAATCCAGAAGATTTAGAAACTGTGCTTATGACTATTGATCATGAATTAAACCGATTGGGGCTTTTAGAAAAATAA
- a CDS encoding QueT transporter family protein, whose amino-acid sequence MNTSKWSARDLAEVALVAAIYIALTVTPPLNAISFGAVQFRISEMLNFLGFYHKKYILAVTIGCMISNLMVYGVVDLLVGGLSTLLFVSIGVLLFERYKKEYLFNGWMNKAFFYFSFFFAATMFTIALELNIMYQAPFFLTWLTTGLGELLSLLIGAVVIESVMKRIPGYTRL is encoded by the coding sequence ATGAATACATCTAAATGGTCCGCCCGTGATTTGGCGGAAGTTGCTCTTGTTGCTGCAATTTATATTGCACTAACTGTTACCCCACCTTTAAATGCCATTTCGTTTGGTGCTGTACAGTTCCGAATTTCAGAAATGTTGAATTTTTTAGGTTTTTATCATAAAAAATATATTCTTGCTGTGACGATTGGATGTATGATTTCCAATCTGATGGTATATGGGGTTGTAGATCTACTGGTTGGTGGACTCTCTACCTTACTCTTTGTAAGTATCGGTGTCCTTTTGTTTGAACGCTATAAAAAAGAATATCTTTTTAATGGCTGGATGAACAAAGCATTTTTCTATTTTTCATTTTTCTTTGCTGCAACGATGTTTACTATTGCATTAGAACTAAACATCATGTATCAAGCACCGTTCTTCTTGACTTGGCTAACAACAGGTTTAGGTGAATTGTTATCCCTGTTAATTGGGGCAGTTGTTATTGAATCAGTGATGAAACGTATTCCAGGATACACACGCTTATAA
- a CDS encoding GtrA family protein produces the protein MKNIMKKTFQNEVILYLIFGVATTLVYMVARILLFAFLNQVVVVAFLANVIAILFAFITNDQIVFRQESRGWEKRLLKFVSARLVTMGLDMLLAFLLVQAFPGIIGQFVNNDLSLVNAIATLFSQVLVIVLNYILSKLFVFNSKK, from the coding sequence ATGAAAAATATTATGAAAAAAACATTCCAGAACGAAGTTATCCTTTATTTAATATTTGGTGTTGCTACAACCTTAGTGTATATGGTCGCCCGAATCCTATTATTTGCCTTTCTCAATCAAGTGGTCGTCGTTGCTTTTCTTGCCAATGTTATCGCCATATTGTTTGCATTTATTACAAATGACCAAATCGTCTTTCGGCAAGAATCTAGAGGATGGGAGAAAAGACTTCTTAAGTTTGTATCTGCCAGACTTGTTACTATGGGACTAGATATGCTTCTGGCATTTCTCTTAGTACAGGCTTTCCCAGGTATTATCGGTCAATTTGTAAACAATGACCTTTCCCTTGTCAATGCCATCGCAACACTCTTCTCACAAGTCTTAGTGATTGTACTCAATTATATTTTGAGTAAACTGTTTGTATTTAATAGTAAGAAATGA
- a CDS encoding YihY/virulence factor BrkB family protein, producing the protein MRKVKKLEGLKTFFSTFFSYYKSAEIEITSVAVAYYLLISIFPILLTLANLLPYFPFDVDAILSVLAEFIPEKIYPTVSNFVTNILTKPSSSWLGIAILTTLWTLSNSMMILQKAVNKAYGMENHRDVIVGRLVGIFLGIGLQIIIGLSIASVTFGQAIFSYLDKYFNLENGWLDIFLGQTQPIAYLALFAALIMFYYFLPNVRIPKIWYVFPGAGFVLFIMATTGKLFSLYLDNYANKLLDFRSATAVIFLVFMVWFIFMAQILIIGAVVNASVHKLKLGDIQSRDGDIVSIFKRAKAKYKKNE; encoded by the coding sequence ATGAGGAAAGTCAAAAAACTAGAAGGACTGAAAACATTCTTTTCAACCTTTTTTTCCTATTATAAATCGGCGGAAATTGAGATAACGAGTGTGGCGGTAGCTTATTATCTTCTGATTTCCATTTTTCCGATTCTGTTAACCTTAGCCAATTTATTGCCTTATTTTCCTTTTGATGTTGATGCGATTCTATCAGTATTAGCAGAATTTATTCCTGAAAAAATCTATCCGACTGTTTCAAATTTTGTGACCAATATTCTAACTAAACCCTCAAGTTCTTGGTTAGGTATTGCTATTCTTACGACTTTATGGACCCTTTCAAATAGTATGATGATTTTACAAAAGGCTGTTAACAAGGCATATGGTATGGAAAATCATCGTGATGTCATTGTTGGTCGGCTAGTAGGTATCTTTTTGGGGATTGGTTTGCAAATAATCATAGGATTGAGCATAGCGAGTGTGACATTTGGTCAAGCCATTTTTTCTTATTTAGATAAATATTTTAATCTTGAAAATGGTTGGTTGGATATTTTTTTAGGACAAACACAACCGATTGCCTACCTAGCACTGTTTGCGGCACTGATTATGTTCTATTATTTTTTGCCAAATGTTCGAATACCTAAAATTTGGTATGTTTTCCCTGGGGCTGGTTTTGTTCTATTTATTATGGCAACAACTGGGAAGTTGTTTTCGCTATATTTGGATAACTATGCAAATAAATTATTAGATTTTCGTTCGGCAACAGCAGTAATATTTCTTGTATTTATGGTCTGGTTTATTTTTATGGCTCAGATTCTAATCATAGGTGCAGTCGTTAATGCAAGTGTTCATAAATTAAAATTAGGTGATATCCAGTCAAGAGACGGAGATATTGTTTCAATCTTTAAGCGAGCTAAAGCAAAATATAAAAAAAACGAGTAA